AGTCATTCTTGGCTAACGGTGTCTTTAAGTAACAAAGTTGCTTGTAGGCACGCTCAAGTTGTTCATCAAGTGTATTCACTTGTGGAGGAAGCAAGGCCTCTAAGTTAAAGGCCTCTCTTTCCTCCTGAGTGAAGGCAGAACCTTTGTTGAAAAGTGGAGAATTAAGTAATTGAAAGGATTCCAACGGACATTCGATTACACCTTCCACTGTTAATCTCGTTGACTTAGGCGTACCTTTCTCTTGCAACTTCCTCTTTTTCTGCTTCAAGTATTCCTTGGCAGCTTCACCTACAGGAGTTTTGTGTGGTGAGGATGTATCCGCGTGTGGTGGGTATAGTGTGTTCTCCCTGGTAGTGGTAGCATATCCACGTTGTAACTCCAGTAAGGAACACAGGCTATTTATGCGCTGGCATGACCTTATCGATGGCTTCCTGAACAAAAACATGGCAGGCTTGGTAAACACTTGTGGGCCTTTCTTTATAGCGATGGAAGGATTTTCTATAATTCTCAGTCCACGTATAACTATTAACCTCAATTGATCAAGTGTTTAATTTCAAAGACCTAATCGATAGAAATTATGTGAATACAATTAGTGAGAATTGTAACTCAGTGTCTTGTATATGAATACGCTAAGAGAGTATATAAATATGGCAATACTACAAATCCAAGAAAGACCTTCCTATCGCTAGGCGATGAGGATGGAATTTGGCTGATTGATAACAAATTGAACTTCTAAAGATCATCTCGAAGGTGATGGCCCAGAGACagcttgaaaaaaaaaaagttgaaaaaaattaatgaacCCATCGATGTAATTTAATTAAAATGACTCAAACCGGACCTGACATCCTTTTCTTGGAGTTCATCTCTAGCAGAATGACAATCTGCATTCAACACGATTAGAACAGCTTTCGGATGCCTAGTTGTGGCCATGAAGTGACCGTGAGGTGACCGTGAGGTGAAGATCGGATATACTCTTGGTTTACATATGTAGTGAGCAATATTGCTCGGATATATGGGAGTAAGAAAGACTATTTTACACTTTGGTGTGACTAAAGGTATCACGCCGAACTGGTATAGGAGATGACCACGCAGAGTCAATTGCATTACTGTACAACTCAAAGGGATTAGTCAACTTTGAGCTGGTAACGCAGGGTGGATCGTCCACCAAATATCAAAAGGGGAATTTGTAGTAATCATTTAACTGTAGTTAACCATCACAGTAAAGATGTCTATTTAACACTCTGTATTTGGCATGAGTATGCTGTTTCCTTAATGTTAGACTGGGCATCGGGTGTCTTGACGTGTTGTACTACTCTTGATCATGTGACTTATTTTATAAGAATAGTGAAAATTGAAAGCTTCAGCAATTGGATCAAATAGAAATGTTAGTAGTTTGAAGATACTGAATAAATCTACTGTAAGAGTATCAACTTTCAACTTGAAACACTTCCCTGTACATAGAGCATCCCGTACTTCTATACTGGGATTTTTATACTCTTAGAAGCACAAGGGGATTTGGTAGAGGAGACTAATTCGAGATTATGGACGTTCCTATCGATGAGATTGTTAAAAACCTGCTGAAGTTTGTGGTGAGAGGCTTTTATGGGGGGTCTTATGTGCTCGTTCTAGATGCAATCATATACCATTCAGTGCTAGTTGAAGAGGATTTGAAACAGTTGTTGAGTATCAATAAGACAGAGCTTGGACCTCTGATTGCAAGGCTGCGGTCGGACAGGCTAGTCTCCACACATAAGCAAAGGGAATATCCTCCTAATTCCAAGAGTGTAGAGAGATGTTACTACTACATCAAGTATCCACATGCAGTGGACTCCATCAAGTGGAAAGTTCATCAGTTAGTGCAAAGGATGAAGGAGGACCTCGATAAAAACTCTGAACCCAATGGATACATGTGCCCTATATGTTTGACTAAATATACACAACTGGAAGCCATTCAGTTGTTGAACTATGAAAGAACAGAATTTTTATGTTCTTTATGTGACGAGCCATTGATTGAAGACGACTCTggtaagaagaacaaagagaaaCAGGACAAACTAAATAGGCTGATGGACCAAATTCAACCGATTATTGATTACTTGAAAAAGATTGACGATTCTAGAATAGAAGAAAACACATTTGAACTAGCACTGGCGAGATTGATCCCACCTCAGAATCAACTTAACGCAGCATACACATTCAACCCCAAGAAGGGTTCTACCATGTTCAAGCCAGGTGAAACCACTTTGGATGCAAACTCTATTATGGGTAACTCACTTGGTAATGACAGTAGTAGGCGTGCAGGTGCTAACTCACAAGCTACTCTTCATGTTAATATCACTACTgcaaatgatgaaattgtACAAAGACAATTACAAGAACGTCAAGcagaagagaagagaaagcAAAATGCTGTTCCTGAATGGCATCAACAGAGTACCATTGGTAAGACAGCACTAGGTAGATTAGACTCcgatgaagaatttgatcCCCAGACTACTCAGCAGGCATTACAATCTACCATGGGTGGCGGTTCAGATGTTGTAGATGAAGAATCTACATATGGCTACAACAATAATCTAACAGCAAACCAAAGAGAGGAGAAGGAAAATGAAAGAACATTGAACGAATACTACGCTGCTTTAGCTAGAAAGCAGGCAAAGGctaaaaaagaagaagaggaagaggaagaggaagaaatgGAGGATGTTAATGATGATAACGTGGACGggaatgatgatgatgaagatggttTCGAAGATGTGGTAACAGGCAACAACGGCACAACTCAGAATCAATCTGAAGATAGCGAGGATAACGAAGACATCGCGGcctttgaagatgaattCGAAGATGTAATGGATGAATCGGACGAGAAAAAGATCTCTAACGGCGAAGATAAAAACAAGGATGATGATATGGATATAGAGTTTGAAGATGTTTAAGGTAATATTAGTAGTCTGAATAAGCACTGCCTAACATGCTATAGTTACGGGTGTTAATATTACACTGTAAACCCTATGCATTGCATTATTAAAAAGCaaatatatgatatttaACTCACTAATCTTGAATATACTTTATAGTGGATTATGACAGCTTTCATAATTATCATAATTCGCATTTCATGTATTTCCAATTGGACGGTGATCCTAAATCCGATGGAATTTTTCCACCTCTGAAATAGATTTTATGCGACTCGCgatgaaagaaattgcttACTTCTACGAATGTTTCTTAGAgagtgaaaaaataaacctATTAAAATTCCGATGGGAACCTTACTGCCCATTGTTTTAGAGTCATCAATGCATGAATAGTAATTTGATTAACTGATATTTCTCCAGCTTGCTCAATTAGATTATATAAATACTCTGTTGATAGTTCTCGCTTTCTATTTgtatcaattttatttgtCATTGGCTATTTCATTGGTTGGAAAAGGTCAACAATAAAATAGAGAGAGTTGGGATCTTGAGCTAACATTTACGAGTTATAACAAAGTACACTAAAGATAAGATGTCAAAGGACTCTAAGAAAGTGGATCCAACCAAATCATTTGTTGCTGGTGCTCTGGCAGGTGCTGTTGAAGCTTCTATAACATATCCATTTGAATTTGCGAAGACGAGGCTGCAACTGATTGATAAATCTTCTAAGGCATCGAGAAACCCATTGGTgcttatatataatacagCGAAGACACAAGGTGTCGGTGCAATTTATGTGGGTTGTCCCGCCTTCATTGTTGGTAACACAGCGAAGGCAGCTACAAGATTCCTTGGTTATGATACGATCAGGAATTTATTAAAGGATAAGAAGACTGGAGAATTGAGTGGTCCCAGAGGTGTTCTTGCTGGTCTCGGGGCTGGACTACTAGAAAGTGTTGTAGCAGTAACTCCCTTTGAAGCAATCAAAACAGTTTTGATTGATGATAAACAGTCGGTACGACCAAAATATCAGAACAATGGGCGTAGTATGGCTCGTAATTATATATCACTTGTAAAAGATGAAGGTTTTCGAGGTCTTTATGGTGGTGTGCTACCCGTTTCGATGAGACAAGCAGCTAATCAAGCTGTTAGATTGGGTTgttataataaaatcaagGTGTTAGTTCAGGATTATACTGGTGCACCTAAGGATAAACCTTTGACATCTGGATTGACATTTATTGTAGGTGCCTTCAGTGGTGTGGTAACAGTTTATGCCACCATGCCTATCGATACTGTAAAAACACGTATGCAAAGTTTGACTGCAAGCAAATACTCATCAACTCTAAATTGTTTCACTACGATCTATAAGGAGGAAGGTTTAAAGACGTTTTGGAAAGGAGCAACCCCAAGATTAGGAAGATTAATTTTGAGTGGAGGTATCGTATTTACTATTTATGAAAATGTATTGCTTTATTTGAGCTAGTGGCAGCAATGACATTAAATATAAGACacttttttaattattaattttatagAGGTAGTTGCAATATTTACTGCGTGGCTAGACTTATTAATTGACAGCCTTTAATCATACCCCAAATAAAAACagagaaataaaaagttATGAAAATTGCTATTGCCctaaaaaaatactaaaaaCGACCCAAAATTATGT
This window of the Nakaseomyces glabratus chromosome L, complete sequence genome carries:
- the TFA1 gene encoding transcription factor TFIIE subunit TFA1 (CAGL0L02057g~Ortholog(s) have RNA polymerase II core binding, TFIIH-class transcription factor binding, single-stranded DNA binding activity and role in transcriptional open complex formation at RNA polymerase II promoter), with product MDVPIDEIVKNLLKFVVRGFYGGSYVLVLDAIIYHSVLVEEDLKQLLSINKTELGPLIARLRSDRLVSTHKQREYPPNSKSVERCYYYIKYPHAVDSIKWKVHQLVQRMKEDLDKNSEPNGYMCPICLTKYTQLEAIQLLNYERTEFLCSLCDEPLIEDDSGKKNKEKQDKLNRLMDQIQPIIDYLKKIDDSRIEENTFELALARLIPPQNQLNAAYTFNPKKGSTMFKPGETTLDANSIMGNSLGNDSSRRAGANSQATLHVNITTANDEIVQRQLQERQAEEKRKQNAVPEWHQQSTIGKTALGRLDSDEEFDPQTTQQALQSTMGGGSDVVDEESTYGYNNNLTANQREEKENERTLNEYYAALARKQAKAKKEEEEEEEEEMEDVNDDNVDGNDDDEDGFEDVVTGNNGTTQNQSEDSEDNEDIAAFEDEFEDVMDESDEKKISNGEDKNKDDDMDIEFEDV
- the CTP1 gene encoding Ctp1p (CAGL0L02079g~Ortholog(s) have tricarboxylate secondary active transmembrane transporter activity, role in mitochondrial citrate transport, transmembrane transport and mitochondrion, plasma membrane localization), whose amino-acid sequence is MSKDSKKVDPTKSFVAGALAGAVEASITYPFEFAKTRLQLIDKSSKASRNPLVLIYNTAKTQGVGAIYVGCPAFIVGNTAKAATRFLGYDTIRNLLKDKKTGELSGPRGVLAGLGAGLLESVVAVTPFEAIKTVLIDDKQSVRPKYQNNGRSMARNYISLVKDEGFRGLYGGVLPVSMRQAANQAVRLGCYNKIKVLVQDYTGAPKDKPLTSGLTFIVGAFSGVVTVYATMPIDTVKTRMQSLTASKYSSTLNCFTTIYKEEGLKTFWKGATPRLGRLILSGGIVFTIYENVLLYLS